From a region of the Marinomonas mediterranea MMB-1 genome:
- a CDS encoding cell division protein FtsQ/DivIB: MRLAALLGAISLIVFAIFQGEQDSSPNERWFAVKKIEIEGRLINAKRQELEIAYDVLLGESLLTLSLSQAETVAVSPEWVASARIRKVWPDKIVVEVKEHQPIAYWNSRQIVTSNGEVISPRHGETLPLANLKGPDSSSQVVLDQFGLMSQMLSNSSLRIKELVLEKRGAWNIKFQNDVYVKLGRDKVLERLQRFIAVYKSDLSGKIENVLSVDARYPHGVAVQWNEKL, translated from the coding sequence ATGCGTTTAGCGGCCTTGCTTGGGGCGATTTCTTTGATTGTGTTCGCTATTTTCCAAGGGGAGCAAGATAGTTCACCTAATGAGCGCTGGTTTGCTGTCAAAAAAATAGAAATTGAAGGTCGGCTGATCAATGCTAAGCGTCAAGAGTTAGAAATAGCTTATGATGTATTGTTGGGTGAAAGTTTGCTAACTCTTTCGCTGTCGCAAGCAGAGACGGTTGCAGTGTCTCCTGAGTGGGTCGCCAGTGCGCGCATTCGAAAGGTATGGCCGGATAAAATTGTGGTTGAGGTGAAAGAACATCAACCGATCGCTTATTGGAATTCGAGGCAGATAGTCACCTCGAATGGAGAGGTGATTTCTCCTCGTCATGGCGAAACTTTGCCGCTAGCGAATTTGAAAGGTCCTGATTCTAGTAGTCAGGTTGTTTTGGATCAGTTTGGTCTTATGAGTCAAATGCTATCAAACTCGTCATTGAGAATAAAAGAGCTTGTACTGGAGAAACGTGGTGCATGGAATATCAAGTTTCAAAATGATGTGTATGTAAAACTCGGGCGAGACAAGGTTTTAGAGCGTTTACAGCGGTTTATTGCCGTGTATAAAAGTGATTTATCAGGTAAAATAGAGAATGTTTTGTCTGTTGATGCTCGGTACCCTCATGGGGTGGCGGTACAATGGAACGAGAAATTATGA
- a CDS encoding D-alanine--D-alanine ligase, producing MLLKDARIAVLYGGRCAEREVSLESGGLILNALKQKGYDAFGIDLYGARHDRNPIDQLRAEPFDIAFIGLHGGEGEDGHIQALLDLMSKPYTGSRQLACALAMDKLMTKKLWKGLGIPTPDYIADASDVSVECVERQLSYPVIVKPSREGSTIGISKADNTEQLMQALRDAREYDSEILVEEFIEGPEFTVSIINDEAYPAIGLKPSEDHQLYDYEAKYLADDTEYRLPSGLSDDDESRLKALSLDAYLAVGCKGWGRVDVMRRNNGDFSVLEVNTSPGMTSHSLVPMAAAHVGISYQDLVEKILCSAWDSVGSI from the coding sequence ATGCTTTTGAAAGACGCTAGAATTGCGGTGTTGTACGGAGGTCGGTGTGCAGAACGAGAGGTGTCCCTAGAGAGTGGTGGGCTAATCTTAAATGCTCTAAAGCAGAAAGGTTATGATGCGTTTGGGATTGATTTATATGGTGCTCGACATGATCGAAACCCTATTGATCAGCTGCGCGCCGAACCATTCGATATTGCTTTTATCGGATTGCACGGTGGTGAAGGCGAGGATGGTCATATTCAGGCGCTTCTGGATTTGATGTCAAAACCCTATACAGGGAGTCGTCAGTTAGCTTGCGCATTGGCGATGGACAAACTGATGACTAAAAAGTTATGGAAGGGGCTTGGGATTCCGACACCGGATTATATTGCTGATGCAAGTGATGTTTCAGTTGAGTGTGTTGAAAGGCAGTTGTCATACCCCGTTATAGTGAAGCCGTCACGCGAAGGTTCCACGATTGGTATTAGTAAGGCGGACAATACAGAGCAGTTAATGCAGGCGCTTCGAGATGCGCGTGAGTATGACTCCGAAATACTTGTGGAAGAGTTTATAGAGGGGCCTGAATTTACCGTTTCGATTATCAATGACGAAGCATACCCTGCAATCGGTCTCAAACCGTCAGAAGATCATCAGCTGTACGATTACGAAGCAAAATATTTGGCGGATGATACCGAATATCGATTGCCTTCTGGTTTGAGTGACGATGATGAATCTCGGTTGAAAGCGTTGTCTCTTGATGCTTATTTAGCTGTTGGGTGTAAAGGTTGGGGCCGTGTTGATGTTATGCGTCGTAATAACGGCGACTTTTCCGTGCTTGAGGTAAATACCTCTCCTGGAATGACGTCTCATAGTTTAGTGCCAATGGCGGCTGCTCATGTCGGTATCAGCTATCAAGATTTAGTCGAAAAAATACTGTGTTCTGCTTGGGATTCAGTGGGGAGTATCTGA